The Rhopalosiphum maidis isolate BTI-1 chromosome 4, ASM367621v3, whole genome shotgun sequence region atagaagcGTAGGAACATTAAAAGTGAGGAAATGaactttaatttgaaaaattatattcttaatgtaatttaaaaatataaaggaggaaacaaaaacagaaaataagtatcatattatttaaaaaaaaaaaaattgtacttttatgtattagaaaaaaaaaataagttaataaatgttatatactatactatactatacaatatttttgtgttatacaAAAACTTTGTGCATTTATGGCCCAATCTCTGgacaaactttaaaaatatatatttaatttgtggcCCAAACTTAAGGTAGTAAAAcgtaaactaatattttatatgaagcAGGTAGATAAAATATGGCCCATAAAGTCAGAATTCTCATATCATTAGGAAAGTTGGGAATTTCTGGAGGCATACACTcagttttaaactatttataatacttatttaaaggcTTAGTAAATATGAGTTTTCTGTTAAGgcctattaataaataataagtactaatAAAGTACCTGCtatctttacattttttttttatttatattaatatataatttacataaaattttgttttatttttatacttaaaatactgtaatcttatgataaaaaaaccaatacctaacaattttttatttttttcagatgttCTTCATCAAAGAACCAATGTTTTCGTGACATTCATTTCAAagtaataatgcaatattattcgTCTGTTTCACAACCTGTGATAAATCAATCAGAAATTACACTTGCGTGACGTTTAAGGTATttcttaactattataattttgtatgataattattatgtaaataaatattaaaatcatccaatttatattattttatattattgactgaccaacttaaatttatgacaaaatatcaaatataaaccaATCTAAAGTATTATAGTTGTTCTAAAATTTATGATAGCATCCATGATGGATAGAATAAAAAGACTAAACTATGTATGGTTCTTAAAAACCGTTATTGGCTGCACTGctgcgttttattttttattaatgattaatagttaaataattaaatttaactatgctTTACTGTgtcatttctttttattaatactaaatatatttaaagacaatattattcatagatCTTAcactatgtaaaatgtaaactgTACCATTGTacctataagtaatttaaatgttgatagtttcaaatataatatatagtatgttaacaactgttaataatatttatacaggaTAATgggattaattatttacacatttattatacaaaaattaaaatttgaatgcataattatacaatgtatacaatttataaactgtTGGTGGTTccatttaacttataaaaacataaaaaattactattttcttatacattattactgGTTGATGTAGCAACTCTCACTGCTGCCTATGGTTGTTTTATTGTTCACTCTTGGGCAGTTGACTCGTTTTTCATGGTTTTGCCTTccgtttttaagtaatttattttaattttcatgtaaatcatttgatttgaatttattacagAACccttattcaataaattatcataaatcaaTTAGATACTTATCTATGGTATTTTCTagtattagattttaataattaaacgatTAATCGATTGAGGTGTTGTGTCTATAATAGGGCACAAATTAACAATCCATTGTTAATAATCATCAATCGTGCGTATTTTCTAGTTTCATTTTAATGGATATattcagtattttaataacaacgtTATTAAAACTGGTGAGAAAAAACCCCctggttttaaattattaattatcttaagaaatattttggaatatattattatttttatcctaataatatttatagcatatatcaagtttttctttttattaattaataataaattatcaacgtgttttataaacattgcGTCTTATCTAAAATACACAAAAGttgtatactatactataattactataattttggtATAACCCGAATAAAACTGATAATATCCGTGTTTCTAGTATAATGTACTAAGATTTCATGACAATGtactattttgaatttatagtcaagtttactaatatattcccgtattttaattttaccttcttgaatttttaaagattacaTCAGACGTTGTTAACTTGGTATTGCACACTTTTTTTGACCAATTCAAACCTGTTTTCAGAATTCTTAttcactaaattaattattacctacattaaaaatagaataaatacttATCTAAATTGCCATATTCTATGTTTGTTAGACAAAGACAAAAAATAGCCACTTTCAATTTTCATGAATGTATTGTATTACCTAGTAGGATGTTGTTCTttgtgaacataatattatatacatttctaaatacgtaataaaaatgtatcatacgTTTCtgtaaatacgtaataaaaatgtgtaatacgtTTCTCTAGAATTTGTTATCTTTTGTCTTCACGTAATCACGTGGCATCGTTAATTTGTGTAAAGTTTGAGTACCGCatacaaattgaatatttgaatagactaatatactatttagttcaatttataaaataagttataaaattttcaaaatagcgGCGGCACTATTCttcttttttctaaattttatgcTAAGACGTTACCTAATTTGTTATAGTATTCATTATTGTACAcgaattaactattatttatttaatgacaaaCATAAAGTACAacaaatgtaatgtaatatttttcaatttatatcttGAAATATTTGAGTAAATTAAGTTTTGAGTCTTGTGTTAAGACTAAAAGTGTACAACGTCCACACCATTTAtcgattttaatgatataattgaaTAGCGTATCTTAAGTTCAACCGAAAGTTGGAGgggcaattaaaaaatgtgattgtattttgatttgaCTCACTAGTTGTGCTTTAAGGTAAtaggaaatataattattcattttgtacCACTAGTGAGTCAaatgcaaattaaaatgtgtgaTGAATGATTGAATTGTCTTtacatatctataattttatattttgtattctcaaattaattaaatataaaaattgaaaacattttatttttattactatacatacataaaatatcatatttgtataactaataaaatttatacaagtgaccattaataatttatatattatatattttcaacaagtatttaaagtaatatttattgagatgtttttttatttactcttatttaaatattatttgtaaacaaattttggaactagtttctataaaattgtatttattaactaataactaaaaaaattaaaatatttaaaatatgatattaattgttatttcttTCGTTTAAAGAAAGATTACCCACTACCCAtactaatagtaaatttttgaaaatgtttgaaatgtatattcCTTAgtgattttaatgttattaaattagtacagagcactaaaattatttattatttacttggtaactaatgtttacaaatttttattaattttttttttttatgtagataATTTCTGTTGGCTATCAAAAGCCGTTCAGATTATCATTAAACggtaaaaaacaatttcttaaTACAATGGAGCGAGAATCCAATTCCATGCAGGCTTTGTGTCGTGGTGGATGTGGCTTCTATGGTAACCCATCTACAGATGGTCTTTGCTCTTTGTGCTATAAAGAAGCACTGAAAAAGAAACAAACACCACCACAAACCGCTCCATCGCCACCTTCAGTCTCCGCTCAGAATATGATGGAGACTGCTATACCTACCATACCAGTGCTGCAGATTCCACCTGTATCAGCCTCACCAATTTTGCCCACAGACTCAAAAAAAGATGTAAATtcaatttactaataaattatttaatagttataatatttgtaggtaatacattttttttttttttgtttaaagatGGACAATGGTTTGGCATGCAGTTCTAATGACAGCAGTCTTATGGACGATGGTAAAAAAGATGACGACGATGATAAAGACAAGTCTAAAAAGAAAAACCGATGTGCCATGTGCCGCAAAAAAGTCGGTCTTACAGGTAGAGATAAAGATTAAGTTCAACTTATTACattcttatatatacatatatataatatatttattatatctattatatataagtattggattttttgtttcagtgaaaatataattggtatggaaactaaaaataataaataaacagatGACAGTTATGAGTTAAAAGTGGGGGTTGATGAGCAGTGAGAGCAGGGGACAAAGCCCCtagtatgatataaatatgcatcatgtcataaaattaaattaccaaaatgacagcaaattagtaaattactaGGGGCAACAGGTgtaaagtttgaaaaaaaagtataccattatattttgtccAGAGGAAACATTGAGGCCTGATAAAAATCTTATCTTTTGTCCATCTTCAT contains the following coding sequences:
- the LOC113560625 gene encoding AN1-type zinc finger protein 6, with protein sequence MERESNSMQALCRGGCGFYGNPSTDGLCSLCYKEALKKKQTPPQTAPSPPSVSAQNMMETAIPTIPVLQIPPVSASPILPTDSKKDMDNGLACSSNDSSLMDDGKKDDDDDKDKSKKKNRCAMCRKKVGLTGFECRCGGLFCGIHRYSDKHNCSFDYRELGAQEIRRNNPVVVGEKIQKI